The following proteins are encoded in a genomic region of Cryptomeria japonica chromosome 11, Sugi_1.0, whole genome shotgun sequence:
- the LOC131860170 gene encoding uncharacterized protein LOC131860170 — protein sequence MRTLSWNDRGYNAPDKIRLIKQCVDQVRPDIFLIQETKIKEEDVSLFARKFQTWKCSLVGAEGASGGLVALWKDSVVEVVVMRATRWWQWLKIKSVQLQSSFFLFNIYGPTNTNLKNQVWSEIFEIMSNDKENIYILGGDFNALLRPSDKMGGMGWNSQSQRDFSSFVTRAVLIEIPFKKGDFTWTNRRSGFLNIAERLDHFFIAGDWSESHWTSEAVILPITGSDHYPICVRIQDESAPARCPFKFEAMWLRDGNIRNLIEQWWKHNPVNPGNKSFTFLKKLQFIKEQLKQWNRESFRNIFKDKIDLENDLKSLHDHIITKGMDEDSFKREKILSSNYSEVLAREEIYWRQKSRETWLRQEHEVFSHFS from the coding sequence ATGAGGACCCTTTCATGGAATGACAGGGGCTACAATGCCCCTGACAAGATTCGCTTGATCAAACAGTGTGTTGATCAAGTGAGGCCTGACATTTTTCTCATAcaagaaacaaaaatcaaggaaGAGGATGTGAGTTTGTTCGCTAGGAAAtttcaaacatggaaatgtagttTAGTAGGAGCTGAAGGTGCCTCTGGAGGCCTAGTAGCTCTTTGGAAAGATTCAGTAGTGGAAGTGGTGGTTATGAGAGCCACTCGGTGGTGGCAATGGTTGAAGATCAAATCAGTGCAACTTCAATCAAGCTTCTTTCTTTTCAATATTTATGGTCCTACCAACACAAATTTGAAAAATCAAGTTTGGAGTGAGATTTTTGAGATTATGAGCAATGACAAGGAAAATATATACATTCTAGGAGGAGATTTCAATGCCCTTCTTCGGCCTTCAGACAAAATGGGGGGTATGGGTTGGAATAGCCAGAGTCAAAGAGATTTTAGCTCCTTTGTTACAAGAGCAGTATTGATCGAAATTCCTTTCAAAAAGGGGGATTTCACTTGGACCAACAGAAGAAGTGGCTTCCTAAACATCGCTGAaagattagatcatttttttaTTGCTGGAGATTGGTCGGAGAGTCACTGGACAAGTGAAGCAGTGATCCTGCCTATCACgggatcagatcattatcccatatgCGTAAGGATTCAAGATGAAAGTGCTCCAGCAagatgtcctttcaaatttgaGGCAATGTGGCTTCGAGATGGTAACATCAGAAACCTCATAGAACAATGGTGGAAACATAACCCGGTGAATCCAGGTAATAAATCTttcacttttttaaaaaaattacaatttattaAGGAACAATTAAAGCAGTGGAATAGAGAATCCTTTAGAAATATCTTTAAAGATAAGATAGATTTGGAAAACGACCTAAAATCCTTACATGATCATATAATCACTAAAGGGATGGATGAGGATTCTTTTAAACGAGAGAAAATTCTAAGTTCAAATTACTCAGAGGTTTTAGCTAGAGAGGAGATTtactggagacaaaaatctagagaaaccTGGCTAAGACAGGAACACGAAGTTTTTTCACACTTTAGTTAA